One Mycolicibacterium fortuitum subsp. fortuitum genomic window carries:
- a CDS encoding GOLPH3/VPS74 family protein, whose protein sequence is MAQIAEDLFLLLLDNAAAQPALDRHRREKVLSAAVLLDLAYACRIRPAMAGEPIEAGRLIALSGDWPADPVGDPAFQLLQRRPLSAQTALAKLSRHTQPSLELHLERAGLIRRVRMPGKGFPGRAAYCWPLTNRDRVSQARAALLAALFDGHNPVPAIAAIICLLHAVDGLGAILSLNDRGWRWVHARSTEIATGIWVDEAASALPEMNLAMTTSALRPALMAS, encoded by the coding sequence ATGGCGCAAATCGCCGAAGACCTGTTTCTGCTGTTGCTGGACAACGCGGCCGCGCAGCCCGCACTCGACCGCCACCGCAGGGAAAAAGTACTCAGCGCTGCAGTACTGCTGGATCTGGCCTATGCCTGCCGGATCCGCCCTGCCATGGCGGGCGAACCGATCGAAGCCGGCCGGCTGATCGCCCTTTCCGGCGATTGGCCGGCCGATCCGGTCGGTGACCCGGCGTTCCAACTGTTGCAACGTCGGCCACTTTCGGCCCAGACCGCACTGGCCAAGCTGAGCAGACACACCCAGCCTTCGCTTGAGCTGCATCTGGAGCGGGCTGGTCTGATCCGGCGAGTCCGCATGCCCGGCAAGGGCTTTCCGGGCCGCGCCGCCTACTGCTGGCCGTTGACCAACCGGGACCGGGTCAGCCAGGCCCGGGCAGCGTTGCTGGCCGCGTTGTTCGACGGGCACAACCCCGTACCCGCGATCGCCGCGATCATCTGCCTGCTCCACGCGGTCGACGGGCTTGGCGCGATTCTGAGCCTGAACGACCGGGGCTGGCGCTGGGTCCATGCCCGGTCCACCGAAATCGCCACCGGCATATGGGTGGACGAGGCCGCGTCGGCACTGCCAGAGATGAATCTGGCAATGACGACGTCGGCGTTGCGTCCGGCTCTGATGGCCTCCTGA
- a CDS encoding (2Z,6E)-farnesyl diphosphate synthase translates to MDIIPPRLKEPAYRLYEMRLRQELAQSRSELPRHIAVLCDGNRRWARDAGYDDVSIGYRMGAAKIAEMLRWCQAAGIEMTTVYLLSTENLQRDPEELSALIEIITDVVEEICAPTNTWSVRTVGDLELLGEEPARRLREAVESTNGRNGKFHVNVAVAYGGRQEIVDAVRSLLSKELANGATAEQLVEAVTVDGISENLYTSGQPDPDLVIRTSGEQRLSGFLLWQSAYSEMWFTEAYWPAFRRVDFLRALRDYTARHRRFGK, encoded by the coding sequence GTGGACATCATTCCCCCGCGGCTCAAAGAACCGGCCTATCGGCTCTACGAGATGCGGTTGCGTCAGGAACTGGCGCAGTCCAGATCCGAACTGCCCCGCCATATCGCGGTGCTGTGCGACGGGAACCGTCGGTGGGCGCGTGACGCAGGTTACGACGACGTCAGCATCGGTTACCGGATGGGCGCGGCCAAGATCGCCGAGATGCTGCGCTGGTGTCAGGCCGCCGGCATCGAGATGACGACGGTGTACCTGCTGTCGACCGAGAACCTGCAACGTGATCCCGAAGAGCTGTCAGCCCTGATCGAGATCATCACCGACGTGGTCGAGGAGATCTGCGCCCCGACGAACACCTGGAGCGTGCGCACCGTCGGCGACCTGGAGTTGTTGGGGGAGGAGCCGGCCCGACGGTTGCGCGAGGCCGTCGAATCCACCAACGGCAGGAACGGGAAGTTTCATGTGAACGTCGCCGTCGCCTACGGCGGACGCCAGGAGATCGTCGATGCCGTGCGGTCACTGCTGTCCAAGGAACTGGCGAACGGTGCCACGGCCGAGCAGCTCGTTGAAGCCGTCACGGTCGACGGGATCTCGGAGAACCTCTACACCTCCGGGCAGCCCGACCCGGACCTCGTCATCCGCACCTCAGGTGAGCAACGTCTGTCCGGATTCCTGTTGTGGCAGAGCGCATATTCGGAGATGTGGTTCACCGAGGCGTACTGGCCGGCATTCCGCCGCGTGGACTTCCTGCGCGCGTTGCGCGATTACACCGCCCGGCATCGTCGCTTCGGCAAGTAG
- a CDS encoding SidA/IucD/PvdA family monooxygenase has protein sequence MNALFVASTYLRPDQKIILIDRRPRVGGMWVDTYPYVRLHQPHPMFTAGNIKWTLGREPSYLATKREVLDHFSYCLQQIKQRVRVEERYGWDFQSADAGGGAVQVTCRDADGQLHTIQAERLIKAYGVRVTPNEALELSSERVQSVSPDSCDVRSGDIHDSNAPVWVIGSGKTAMDTAHALITSSPGREVNLVAGSGTFFASRDQFFPAGARRWAGGTSLTKMSIDMTRLFDGTNEDEVARWFRSAYGTCPTQQADHYVAGVLSEAENTAIVAGLNDVVMDHLVDVVDNNGSAELVLRSGARKAVTPGSWIVNCTGYLTKGEYPYEPYVSGDGSILSVQMRSAVLHLTSFAAYFATHLMFSGKLNTVPLYELDLQDLAQKSKKALVYAMFTLAQYNLSLISDAMPAKVFRDCGLDFNRWYPMPRQLVGTARFMATRHRDRDHLRRTLDTVAERFDVRCGTLNSTSLSG, from the coding sequence ATGAACGCGCTGTTCGTGGCCAGCACGTACCTCAGACCCGATCAGAAGATCATCCTGATCGACCGTCGTCCCCGGGTCGGTGGAATGTGGGTGGACACGTATCCGTATGTGCGGCTGCACCAGCCCCACCCCATGTTCACCGCAGGCAACATCAAGTGGACCCTCGGCCGGGAGCCTTCCTACCTGGCGACCAAACGCGAGGTGCTCGACCATTTCAGTTACTGCCTGCAGCAGATCAAGCAACGGGTGCGGGTCGAAGAACGCTACGGCTGGGATTTCCAGTCCGCTGATGCCGGCGGTGGTGCCGTACAGGTCACCTGCCGGGACGCGGACGGGCAACTGCACACCATCCAAGCCGAGCGATTGATCAAGGCCTACGGCGTGCGGGTAACGCCCAACGAAGCGCTCGAGCTGTCCAGCGAACGCGTGCAGTCCGTGTCACCGGACTCGTGTGATGTCCGCTCCGGGGACATACACGACAGCAATGCCCCGGTATGGGTGATCGGCAGCGGCAAGACCGCCATGGACACCGCACACGCGCTGATCACGTCGAGTCCTGGACGCGAGGTGAACCTGGTGGCGGGCTCGGGGACCTTCTTCGCCAGCCGGGATCAGTTTTTCCCTGCCGGTGCCCGGCGCTGGGCGGGTGGGACCTCGTTGACCAAGATGTCCATCGATATGACCCGGCTCTTCGACGGCACCAACGAGGACGAGGTTGCTCGGTGGTTCCGCTCGGCCTACGGCACCTGCCCGACACAGCAAGCCGATCATTATGTCGCCGGCGTCCTCTCGGAGGCCGAGAACACCGCCATCGTCGCGGGTCTGAACGATGTGGTGATGGACCACCTCGTCGACGTCGTCGACAACAACGGCTCTGCCGAACTGGTGCTCCGCAGCGGGGCCAGAAAAGCCGTCACGCCGGGCAGTTGGATCGTGAACTGCACCGGATACCTCACCAAGGGCGAGTACCCCTACGAGCCGTATGTTTCCGGTGATGGCTCCATCCTGTCGGTTCAAATGCGTTCGGCTGTTTTGCATCTGACGTCGTTTGCGGCGTACTTCGCGACGCACCTGATGTTTTCGGGCAAACTGAACACGGTCCCACTCTATGAACTCGATCTGCAGGACCTGGCGCAAAAGTCCAAGAAGGCGCTGGTGTATGCGATGTTCACCCTCGCTCAGTACAACCTGAGCCTCATCTCGGATGCGATGCCGGCCAAGGTGTTCCGTGACTGTGGTCTGGACTTCAATCGCTGGTATCCGATGCCGCGCCAGTTGGTGGGCACTGCCCGATTCATGGCGACCCGTCATCGAGACCGCGACCACCTGCGGCGCACCCTCGACACCGTGGCAGAGCGCTTCGATGTGCGGTGCGGCACGCTGAACAGCACCAGCCTGAGCGGCTAG
- the mca gene encoding mycothiol conjugate amidase Mca: MSELRLMAVHAHPDDESSKGAATTARYAAEGVRVMVVTLTGGERGDILNPAMDLPEVHGRISEVRRDEMAKAAEILGVEHHWLGFVDSGLPEGDPPPPLPEGCFACVPLDEPVSRLVRVIREFQPHVLTTYDENGGYPHPDHIRCHQVSVAAYEAAADYRLYPEAGTPWSVSKLYYNHGFLRQRMQLLQDEFAKNGQQGPFGKWLEHWDPDHDIFAKRVTTRVECSKYFSQRDDALRAHATQIDPKGDFFHAPIEWQQRLWPTEEFELARSRVPVNLPEDDLFTGIEK; encoded by the coding sequence ATGAGTGAACTGCGGTTGATGGCGGTGCATGCCCACCCGGACGACGAGTCCAGCAAGGGTGCGGCAACCACCGCGCGCTACGCGGCCGAAGGTGTACGCGTCATGGTTGTGACGCTCACCGGCGGCGAGCGCGGAGACATTCTCAATCCGGCGATGGACCTCCCCGAGGTGCACGGCCGGATCTCCGAGGTGCGCCGTGACGAGATGGCCAAGGCGGCCGAGATCCTCGGCGTCGAGCATCACTGGTTGGGGTTCGTCGACTCGGGCCTGCCCGAAGGTGATCCGCCGCCGCCGCTGCCCGAGGGGTGTTTCGCCTGCGTGCCGCTCGACGAGCCGGTCAGCCGGTTGGTCCGGGTGATCCGGGAGTTCCAGCCACACGTGCTCACCACCTACGACGAGAACGGTGGCTACCCCCACCCCGACCACATCCGCTGCCATCAGGTCTCGGTGGCGGCCTACGAGGCGGCCGCCGACTACCGGCTGTACCCCGAGGCCGGGACGCCGTGGAGCGTCTCGAAGCTGTACTACAACCACGGCTTCCTCCGTCAGCGGATGCAACTGCTGCAGGACGAGTTCGCCAAGAACGGTCAGCAGGGTCCGTTCGGCAAATGGCTGGAGCATTGGGACCCCGATCACGACATATTCGCCAAGCGGGTCACCACCCGTGTTGAATGCTCGAAGTACTTCAGTCAGCGTGACGACGCGCTGCGCGCACATGCGACTCAGATCGACCCGAAAGGCGATTTCTTCCATGCGCCGATCGAGTGGCAGCAGCGGCTCTGGCCGACTGAGGAGTTCGAGTTGGCGCGGTCGCGTGTCCCGGTGAACCTGCCGGAAGACGACCTGTTCACCGGGATTGAGAAATGA
- the greA gene encoding transcription elongation factor GreA, with the protein MTDTQVTWLTQEAFDRLKAELDQLIANRPVIAAEINDRREEGDLRENGGYHAAREEQGQQEARIRQLQELLNNAKVGEAPKQSGVALPGSVVKVYYDDDKSDTETFLIATRQEGISDGKLEVYSPNSPLGSALIDAKVGESRTYTVPNGNTVKVTLISAEPYHA; encoded by the coding sequence ATGACCGACACACAGGTCACCTGGCTCACTCAGGAGGCATTCGACCGGTTGAAGGCGGAGCTGGATCAGCTGATCGCCAACCGGCCGGTGATCGCCGCCGAGATCAACGACCGCCGCGAAGAGGGCGATCTGCGCGAGAACGGTGGCTACCACGCCGCCCGCGAGGAGCAGGGCCAGCAAGAGGCCCGCATTCGCCAGCTGCAGGAGCTGCTCAACAACGCCAAGGTCGGTGAGGCACCCAAGCAGTCCGGGGTGGCGCTGCCCGGTTCGGTCGTCAAGGTGTACTACGACGACGACAAGAGCGACACCGAGACGTTCCTGATCGCCACCCGACAGGAGGGCATCAGCGACGGCAAGCTCGAGGTGTACTCCCCCAACTCACCGCTGGGCAGTGCCCTGATCGACGCCAAGGTCGGCGAGTCGCGCACGTACACGGTGCCGAACGGCAACACCGTCAAGGTGACGCTGATCAGCGCCGAGCCCTATCACGCCTGA
- the trhA gene encoding PAQR family membrane homeostasis protein TrhA: protein MTAPTGSTKPYRSAAALSRPAEDLPEAVAEGVAQFFGKPRARGWIHVYSAVVAFIAGAALVSVSWSVESTRAGLATLLYTFTIVAMFTVSGTYHRVNWKSQSARKWMKRLDHSMIFIFIAGSYTPFALLALPESKGMVLFWIVWGGAIAGVLLKMFWPSAPRWLGVPLYILLGWVAAWFIGPIMHGAGVAAVVLLIVGGALYSIGGVLYALKWPNPWPTTFGHHEFFHACTAVAAICHYIAMWFAVF, encoded by the coding sequence ATGACCGCGCCGACCGGTAGCACCAAGCCCTACCGCTCCGCGGCCGCGCTGAGCCGGCCCGCAGAAGATCTGCCAGAAGCGGTCGCCGAAGGCGTCGCCCAGTTCTTCGGTAAGCCGCGCGCACGAGGCTGGATCCACGTTTACTCGGCCGTCGTCGCATTCATCGCCGGGGCTGCCCTGGTGTCGGTGTCGTGGTCGGTGGAGTCCACCCGCGCGGGCCTGGCGACGTTGCTCTACACCTTCACGATTGTGGCGATGTTCACCGTCAGCGGCACCTATCACCGGGTGAACTGGAAATCGCAAAGCGCCCGTAAATGGATGAAGCGCCTCGACCATTCGATGATCTTCATCTTCATCGCAGGCAGCTACACGCCGTTCGCACTGCTGGCCCTGCCCGAATCCAAAGGCATGGTCCTGTTCTGGATCGTTTGGGGCGGGGCCATCGCGGGCGTGCTGCTCAAGATGTTCTGGCCGTCGGCACCACGCTGGCTCGGCGTGCCGCTCTACATCCTGCTGGGTTGGGTGGCGGCCTGGTTCATCGGTCCGATCATGCACGGCGCCGGTGTGGCCGCCGTGGTGCTGCTGATCGTCGGCGGAGCGCTCTACAGCATCGGCGGCGTCCTCTACGCCCTCAAATGGCCCAACCCGTGGCCGACCACGTTCGGGCATCACGAGTTCTTCCATGCCTGCACGGCGGTCGCGGCGATCTGCCATTACATCGCCATGTGGTTCGCGGTCTTCTGA
- a CDS encoding TM2 domain-containing protein has product MPNQPGDMYGVPPQGVPPQFPPPQGAQFGGYPPQGFPAGYPGQQQPYGGYPADPSAPYGRDPQTGQPLSDKSAITAGLLQFFLGAFGVGRFYIGSTSIGAIQLGLTVLGILTSVLFVGVFICLGVGIWALVDSIMMFTRSIPDQHGRKLRN; this is encoded by the coding sequence ATGCCAAATCAGCCCGGAGATATGTACGGAGTGCCGCCCCAGGGAGTGCCCCCGCAATTCCCGCCTCCGCAGGGTGCGCAGTTCGGTGGTTACCCGCCGCAGGGCTTCCCTGCCGGGTACCCGGGACAGCAGCAGCCGTACGGTGGCTATCCCGCTGATCCGTCGGCGCCGTACGGCCGTGACCCGCAGACCGGGCAACCGCTGTCCGACAAGTCGGCCATCACCGCCGGACTGCTGCAGTTCTTTCTCGGCGCTTTCGGCGTCGGACGTTTCTACATCGGCTCGACCAGCATCGGCGCGATTCAGCTCGGCCTGACCGTTCTCGGAATCCTCACGTCGGTGTTGTTCGTCGGAGTCTTCATCTGCCTGGGCGTCGGCATCTGGGCGCTGGTGGACTCGATCATGATGTTCACGCGTTCCATTCCTGACCAGCACGGACGAAAGCTGCGAAACTGA
- a CDS encoding thioredoxin domain-containing protein: MSRVAGNTLGGSTSPYLRQHADNPVHWREWTPEALAEAATRDVPILLSIGYAACHWCHVMAHESFEDADVAAVLNDGFVCIKVDREERPDLDAVYMNATVALTGQGGWPMTCFLTPDGRPFFCGTYYPKLGFLQLLDAVAETWRDRRDEVERASDQIATELRSMSAGLPGGGAPVGPELCDHAVAAVLNDEDVSYGGFGGAPKFPPSALLEGLLRHHERTGSVGSLEAVERTCAAMARGGIYDQLAGGFARYSVDPHWVVPHFEKMLYDNALLLRAYAHLARRTGDPLARRVTAETAAFIMSDLGADAMFASSLDADAGGREGLTYVWTPAELRSVLGDDDGTWAASLFGVTERGTFEHGASVLQLHRDPDDGARYESVRAALLAARASRPQPARDDKVVTAWNGLAITALAEASVALGNDELLSAAVECARRLLDLHVVDGRLRRASLGGVVGESAAILEDHAALATALLTLHQLTGFGLDEAVGLLDIALEHFADPQQPGRWFDTADDAEQLMVRPADPIDGATPSGASLIAEALQAAGYLTATQRYVDAAQATLSSATPILARAARSGGHWLAVAEAQVRGPIQIAVAGDASSPLLAAARRLAPGGALVIGGALDSSPLLAGRDRVNGADAAYVCRGTVCDLPVTTVEGLAVSLGGKPDAGRSGAV, encoded by the coding sequence GTGAGCCGGGTGGCGGGTAACACACTCGGCGGGTCCACCAGCCCGTACCTTCGCCAGCACGCCGACAACCCGGTGCACTGGCGAGAGTGGACGCCCGAGGCGCTCGCTGAAGCCGCCACCCGGGACGTCCCCATCCTGCTGTCCATCGGCTACGCGGCGTGCCATTGGTGCCACGTGATGGCCCACGAGTCCTTCGAAGATGCCGACGTGGCTGCCGTCCTCAACGACGGTTTCGTCTGCATCAAGGTCGATCGCGAGGAGCGTCCGGACCTGGACGCGGTGTACATGAACGCCACCGTCGCGCTCACCGGTCAGGGCGGCTGGCCCATGACCTGCTTCCTGACCCCCGATGGCCGGCCGTTCTTCTGCGGCACGTACTACCCGAAGCTCGGTTTCCTACAACTGTTGGATGCGGTCGCCGAAACGTGGCGCGACCGCCGCGACGAGGTCGAGCGTGCCTCGGATCAGATCGCCACCGAATTGCGCTCGATGTCGGCCGGGTTACCCGGCGGCGGGGCACCGGTGGGGCCTGAGTTGTGCGATCACGCGGTGGCCGCCGTGCTGAACGACGAGGACGTGTCGTATGGCGGCTTTGGCGGAGCCCCCAAGTTCCCGCCCTCGGCGTTGCTGGAAGGGCTGCTGCGTCACCACGAACGCACGGGTTCGGTCGGGTCGCTTGAGGCTGTCGAGCGTACGTGTGCGGCGATGGCCCGGGGTGGCATCTACGACCAGTTGGCCGGTGGGTTCGCCCGTTACAGCGTCGACCCGCACTGGGTGGTGCCGCACTTCGAGAAGATGCTGTACGACAATGCATTACTGTTGCGGGCCTATGCGCATCTGGCGCGGCGAACCGGGGACCCGTTGGCGCGCAGGGTGACTGCCGAGACAGCGGCGTTCATCATGAGCGATCTGGGTGCCGATGCCATGTTCGCCTCATCGCTGGATGCCGATGCCGGTGGGCGCGAAGGGCTGACGTACGTGTGGACGCCCGCCGAACTGCGCTCAGTCCTGGGCGATGACGACGGCACTTGGGCTGCATCGCTTTTCGGCGTCACCGAGCGTGGCACGTTCGAGCACGGCGCCTCAGTGCTGCAGTTGCACCGCGATCCGGACGACGGCGCCCGCTACGAGTCGGTGCGTGCGGCACTTCTGGCGGCCCGCGCGTCGCGTCCCCAACCGGCGCGCGACGACAAGGTGGTGACCGCCTGGAACGGGCTTGCCATCACTGCGCTGGCCGAGGCCTCGGTGGCGCTCGGAAACGACGAATTGCTTTCTGCGGCAGTCGAATGTGCGCGCCGGCTACTGGACCTGCACGTGGTGGACGGCCGGTTGCGCCGGGCCAGTCTCGGCGGTGTGGTCGGGGAGAGTGCGGCGATCCTGGAGGATCATGCGGCGTTGGCCACGGCGTTGCTGACGTTGCATCAGCTCACCGGGTTCGGATTGGACGAGGCGGTCGGCCTTTTGGACATCGCGCTCGAACATTTCGCCGATCCGCAACAGCCGGGCCGCTGGTTCGACACCGCCGACGATGCCGAGCAGCTCATGGTGCGTCCCGCCGACCCGATCGACGGTGCGACGCCCTCGGGCGCCTCACTGATCGCCGAGGCCTTGCAGGCGGCGGGTTACCTGACCGCTACGCAGCGCTATGTCGATGCGGCGCAAGCGACTTTGTCGTCGGCCACACCGATCCTGGCCCGCGCGGCCCGCTCCGGCGGGCACTGGCTGGCCGTGGCCGAAGCCCAGGTACGCGGGCCGATCCAGATCGCTGTGGCCGGTGATGCGTCATCGCCGCTGTTGGCCGCAGCGCGACGGTTGGCGCCCGGCGGGGCGCTGGTGATCGGCGGTGCGCTCGACTCCTCACCGCTGCTTGCCGGACGCGATCGCGTGAACGGTGCCGACGCCGCCTACGTGTGTCGCGGCACCGTCTGCGACCTGCCCGTCACCACGGTCGAGGGTCTTGCCGTCTCGCTGGGCGGTAAACCGGACGCCGGGCGAAGTGGCGCCGTGTAG
- a CDS encoding DUF4307 domain-containing protein, translating into MIERPVARYGSRQMSPRTRRWITFALVGLVVAAGVILAVVAFQRLGTGEVKGELSAYELIDDQTVSVTIGVTRPDPSIPVVCIVRARSIDGSETGRREILVGPSDQRVVQVTAEVKSSRPPVIGDVYGCGTDVPSYLVAP; encoded by the coding sequence ATGATCGAACGCCCTGTCGCCCGCTACGGATCCCGCCAAATGTCCCCACGGACCCGGCGATGGATCACATTCGCGCTGGTCGGCCTGGTGGTGGCCGCCGGTGTGATCCTGGCCGTCGTGGCGTTCCAGCGCTTGGGCACCGGCGAGGTCAAAGGCGAGCTCTCGGCCTACGAACTGATCGACGACCAGACCGTGTCGGTGACGATCGGGGTGACCCGGCCCGACCCGTCGATACCGGTGGTCTGCATCGTCCGGGCCCGGTCGATCGACGGGTCCGAAACCGGGCGCCGGGAAATCCTGGTGGGCCCCTCCGATCAGCGCGTGGTGCAGGTCACCGCCGAAGTGAAATCGAGCCGACCCCCCGTGATCGGCGACGTCTACGGCTGCGGGACGGATGTGCCGTCCTACCTGGTAGCGCCCTGA
- a CDS encoding nuclear transport factor 2 family protein, which translates to MPSAEQITQTVNRYLELVGSGTADEIAELYADDATVEDPVGGGEVHIGRAAIRGFYANVENVKGKAELVTLRVAGHEAAFHFRLTLDFGSSSMRIEPIDVMVFDGEGKITSMKAYWSQADAVTL; encoded by the coding sequence ATGCCCAGTGCCGAGCAAATCACCCAGACCGTCAACCGCTACCTCGAATTGGTCGGCAGCGGAACCGCTGACGAGATCGCCGAGTTGTACGCCGACGACGCCACCGTCGAAGATCCGGTGGGCGGCGGTGAGGTCCACATCGGACGCGCCGCCATCCGCGGCTTCTACGCCAACGTCGAGAACGTCAAGGGCAAGGCCGAGCTGGTGACCCTCCGGGTGGCCGGTCACGAAGCCGCCTTCCACTTCCGGCTGACACTGGACTTCGGCTCCAGCAGCATGCGCATCGAGCCCATCGACGTGATGGTGTTCGACGGCGAAGGCAAGATCACGTCGATGAAGGCCTACTGGTCGCAGGCAGACGCCGTCACGCTCTAG
- a CDS encoding cystathionine gamma-synthase yields MSEQRRWHGLATKAIHAGYRPDPGTGAVNTPIYASSTFAQDGVGGLRGGFEYARTGNPTRQALESALAAVEEATYGRAFASGMAATDCALRAVLRPGDHVVIPDDAYGGTFRLIDKVFSQWNITHTPVPLSDLDAVRSALTPRTRLIWVETPTNPLLTVADIAGIVQIGSSSGVKVLVDNTFASPALQQPLLLGADIVLHSTTKYIGGHSDVVGGALLTNDEELDAAFAFLQNGAGAVPGPFDAYLTMRGLKTLVLRMRQHSENAALIAEFLDGHPAVETVLYPGLASHPNHDVAARQMSGFGGMVSLQLRGGPRAARELCSRTELFILAESLGGVESLIEYPGAMTHASTAGSQLEVPDNLVRLSVGIEHAADLLADLEQALA; encoded by the coding sequence ATGAGTGAACAGCGCAGGTGGCACGGTCTGGCCACAAAAGCCATCCACGCCGGTTACCGACCCGATCCGGGTACCGGAGCCGTCAACACCCCGATCTACGCCAGCTCGACCTTCGCCCAGGACGGCGTCGGCGGGTTGCGCGGCGGATTCGAATACGCCCGTACCGGCAATCCCACGCGGCAGGCTCTGGAATCGGCGCTGGCGGCAGTCGAGGAAGCCACCTACGGGCGGGCTTTCGCCTCGGGCATGGCCGCCACCGACTGTGCGCTGCGCGCGGTGCTGCGGCCCGGCGACCACGTGGTGATTCCCGACGACGCCTACGGCGGCACGTTCCGGCTCATCGACAAGGTGTTCTCGCAGTGGAACATCACCCACACGCCGGTGCCGCTGAGCGACCTTGATGCGGTGCGCTCGGCGCTGACCCCGCGCACCCGGTTGATCTGGGTGGAGACGCCCACCAACCCGCTGCTCACCGTGGCCGACATCGCCGGGATCGTCCAGATCGGATCTTCCTCGGGCGTCAAGGTGTTGGTGGACAACACGTTCGCCTCGCCGGCCCTGCAGCAGCCGCTGCTGCTCGGCGCCGACATCGTGCTGCATTCCACCACCAAGTACATCGGCGGGCACTCGGATGTGGTGGGCGGTGCACTGCTGACCAACGACGAGGAACTCGACGCGGCATTCGCCTTCCTGCAGAACGGCGCCGGCGCGGTGCCCGGCCCGTTCGACGCATACCTGACCATGCGTGGACTCAAGACGCTGGTGCTCCGGATGCGGCAGCACAGCGAGAACGCCGCTCTGATCGCCGAATTCCTCGATGGGCACCCGGCGGTCGAGACCGTGCTCTATCCCGGTCTGGCCAGCCACCCCAACCACGATGTGGCGGCGCGGCAGATGTCGGGCTTCGGTGGCATGGTCAGTCTGCAGCTGCGTGGTGGACCGCGTGCGGCGCGCGAACTGTGCTCGCGCACAGAGCTTTTCATTCTTGCCGAGTCGCTCGGCGGGGTGGAGTCGTTGATCGAGTACCCGGGCGCGATGACGCATGCGTCGACAGCGGGCTCGCAGTTGGAGGTGCCGGACAACCTGGTTCGGCTGTCAGTGGGTATCGAGCATGCCGCCGATCTGCTGGCCGACCTCGAACAGGCCCTCGCCTAG